A window of the Chloroflexota bacterium genome harbors these coding sequences:
- the tkt gene encoding transketolase has protein sequence MQDARSLDEQCINTIRFLSADAVQKANSGHPGAPMGAAPMAYILWDRFLKHNPRNPQWPNRDRFVLSAGHASMLLYSLLHLTGYDLSLEDILNFRQWGSRTPGHPEYPHTPGVEATTGPLGQGISHAVGMAIAEAHLAARFNRPGYPIVDHHTYVLASDGDLMEGVASEACSLAGHLRLGKLIVLYDANRISLAGSTDLAFTEDVAKRFRAYGWHVQHVDDGNDLAAIEAAIRRAKAHRARPSLILVRTILGYGAPHKQNTFEAHGAPLGDEELRAAKEALGWPQEPFHIPGEALAHLRTAVARGHEAEARWQTLLARYEKAYPDLAAEFLRCTAGHLPEGWEASLPVFPPDAKGQPTRKASETVLQCLAAAVPELMGGSADLNPSTFTWLKGYGDFQSPRHNPEDRQGAVGGEWGYGGRNIHFGVREHAMAAIANGMALHGGLIPYTATFTVFADYMRPSMRLAALMGIRVIYVFTHDSIALGEDGPTHQPVEQIMSLRAVPNLTVIRPADAAETAEAWRAALLNTHGPTALFFTRQNVPTLDRSQVAPAEGLRRGAYILWQSRDGIPDVILIGTGSETHLALQAGQQLATEGVNARVVSMPSWELFEQQPEDYRESVLPRAVRARVSVEAGVPLGWERYVGENGAIVGLGRFGASAPGPVVYAKLGFTMENVADHARQALKRAQR, from the coding sequence ATGCAAGACGCCAGGTCGCTTGACGAGCAGTGCATCAACACCATCCGCTTCCTGTCGGCAGACGCCGTGCAGAAGGCCAATTCGGGCCACCCCGGCGCCCCCATGGGTGCCGCGCCGATGGCCTACATCCTGTGGGACCGCTTCCTCAAGCACAACCCGCGCAATCCCCAATGGCCCAACCGAGACCGCTTCGTGCTCTCAGCGGGACATGCGTCCATGTTGCTCTACTCGCTCCTCCACCTCACCGGATACGACCTGTCGCTGGAGGACATCCTCAACTTTCGCCAGTGGGGCAGCAGGACGCCCGGCCACCCGGAATATCCCCATACGCCAGGCGTGGAGGCCACCACCGGCCCTTTGGGCCAGGGCATCAGCCACGCCGTCGGCATGGCCATTGCCGAGGCCCACCTGGCGGCGCGGTTCAACCGCCCCGGCTATCCCATCGTGGATCACCACACCTACGTCCTCGCCAGCGACGGCGACCTGATGGAGGGCGTGGCCTCGGAGGCCTGCTCGCTGGCAGGACACCTGCGGCTGGGCAAACTCATCGTCCTCTACGACGCCAACCGCATCTCCCTGGCTGGCTCCACCGACCTCGCGTTCACCGAGGACGTGGCCAAACGCTTCCGCGCCTACGGCTGGCACGTCCAGCACGTGGACGACGGCAACGATCTCGCAGCGATAGAGGCAGCCATCCGAAGGGCGAAGGCGCACCGTGCCCGCCCCTCGCTCATCCTCGTGCGCACGATCCTGGGCTATGGCGCGCCGCACAAGCAAAACACGTTTGAGGCGCACGGAGCGCCCCTTGGCGACGAGGAACTCCGCGCGGCCAAGGAAGCCCTCGGCTGGCCGCAAGAGCCATTCCACATCCCTGGCGAGGCCCTGGCGCACTTGCGCACGGCGGTAGCGCGCGGGCACGAAGCCGAAGCCCGCTGGCAAACCCTGTTGGCCCGCTACGAGAAGGCGTACCCCGACCTTGCCGCCGAGTTCCTGCGCTGCACAGCAGGCCACCTGCCCGAGGGTTGGGAAGCGAGCCTGCCCGTCTTCCCGCCGGACGCCAAAGGCCAGCCCACGCGCAAAGCGTCCGAAACCGTGCTCCAGTGCCTGGCCGCAGCCGTGCCCGAACTGATGGGCGGCTCCGCCGACTTGAACCCCTCCACCTTCACCTGGCTCAAAGGGTACGGCGACTTCCAAAGTCCCCGGCACAACCCCGAGGACCGGCAAGGCGCGGTGGGCGGCGAATGGGGCTACGGCGGGCGCAACATCCACTTCGGCGTCCGCGAGCACGCCATGGCCGCCATCGCCAACGGAATGGCGCTCCACGGCGGCCTCATCCCCTACACGGCCACCTTCACCGTCTTCGCCGACTACATGCGCCCCTCCATGCGTCTGGCGGCCCTCATGGGCATCCGCGTCATCTACGTCTTCACCCATGACAGCATCGCCCTGGGCGAGGATGGCCCCACCCACCAGCCCGTGGAGCAGATCATGAGCCTACGCGCCGTGCCCAACCTCACGGTCATCCGCCCCGCCGACGCAGCGGAGACGGCGGAAGCCTGGCGCGCGGCCTTGCTCAACACCCACGGCCCTACGGCCCTGTTCTTCACGCGGCAGAACGTGCCAACCCTGGATCGCTCGCAGGTAGCGCCTGCCGAGGGCCTGCGCCGAGGAGCCTACATCCTGTGGCAGTCGCGAGACGGCATCCCCGACGTGATCCTGATCGGCACAGGCTCCGAGACGCACCTCGCCCTGCAAGCCGGGCAGCAACTGGCGACCGAAGGGGTCAACGCCAGAGTCGTCTCCATGCCCTCGTGGGAACTCTTTGAGCAGCAACCGGAGGACTATCGGGAGAGCGTCCTGCCCCGCGCCGTTCGCGCGCGGGTCTCCGTGGAGGCAGGCGTGCCGTTGGGCTGGGAGCGATACGTCGGCGAGAACGGCGCCATCGTGGGACTTGGGCGCTTCGGAGCCAGCGCGCCCGGGCCGGTCGTGTATGCAAAACTCGGATTCACGATGGAAAACGTAGCCGACCATGCCCGCCAGGCGCTGAAGCGCGCGCAGCGCTGA